A part of Longimicrobium sp. genomic DNA contains:
- a CDS encoding type II toxin-antitoxin system VapC family toxin, translating into MPKPRVYVETTVPSFYHDPRTSPAVLVRRRWTRLWWAGAAERYELVTSEYVVEELAAGSMDLARERLRLIQSLRLLGSTARMLEAAQIYVDQKLMPAYPPYDAYHLALASCHDCDFILTWNCKHLANPSKAGRVERINLSLGLYVPRLVTPQALLRREP; encoded by the coding sequence ATGCCGAAGCCCCGCGTCTACGTCGAAACGACCGTCCCCAGCTTCTACCACGATCCGCGCACCTCGCCAGCGGTGCTGGTCAGGCGCCGCTGGACGCGCCTGTGGTGGGCAGGCGCCGCGGAACGGTACGAACTCGTCACCAGCGAGTACGTGGTCGAGGAGCTCGCAGCCGGGAGTATGGACCTGGCACGAGAACGATTGAGATTGATCCAATCGCTTCGGCTGCTCGGATCGACGGCCCGTATGCTCGAGGCGGCGCAGATATACGTTGATCAGAAGCTGATGCCCGCGTATCCGCCGTATGATGCCTATCACCTCGCGCTTGCGTCGTGCCACGACTGTGATTTCATTCTCACGTGGAACTGCAAGCACCTGGCAAACCCCAGCAAGGCTGGGCGCGTGGAACGGATCAATCTGTCCCTGGGGCTCTACGTACCCCGGCTCGTGACTCCACAGGCTCTCCTCCGGAGGGAACCATGA
- a CDS encoding serine/threonine-protein kinase: protein MASPAIARARYQGLAAARRWEHEPARPKEKFTLSVGDRVGELTVIGHVACGRMTELYQVWSNRHWCALTGKILLPEHCVNGVAPVSFRREAEVLDKLKHPNIVRLFGSGEADGRAFILLEYLAGPSLFDVLEGLTQRRLQVPDAIRAIMHVGAAIHYLHRCGYLYRDLKPGNVHLREGVPVLLDFDVVREIEPIRRPADRLGTAPYMAPEQVLKQPLTAATDVYGLGALLYECVTGKWPTEEPEDEDDEAFWDELDEDEETDERPVARARPPTEGRDLTTKELEQRYPQITQAPVPPRAHNSGVPRDLEKLILRCLAADPADRFQTVSGMLAALAPMLKGRHRMWPENAPIERRADTATR, encoded by the coding sequence ATGGCATCTCCGGCGATTGCGCGGGCGCGCTACCAGGGGCTGGCGGCGGCGCGCAGGTGGGAGCACGAGCCGGCGCGGCCGAAGGAAAAGTTCACGCTGTCCGTGGGCGACCGCGTGGGCGAGCTGACGGTGATCGGCCACGTGGCGTGCGGGCGCATGACCGAGCTGTACCAGGTGTGGAGCAACCGCCACTGGTGCGCGCTCACGGGAAAGATCCTGCTCCCCGAGCACTGCGTGAACGGCGTGGCGCCCGTGTCGTTCCGCCGCGAGGCCGAGGTGCTCGACAAGCTCAAGCACCCCAACATCGTGCGGCTGTTCGGCAGCGGCGAGGCAGACGGGCGGGCGTTCATCCTGCTGGAGTACCTGGCCGGGCCCTCGCTGTTCGACGTGCTGGAGGGGCTCACGCAGCGCCGCCTGCAGGTGCCCGACGCCATCCGCGCCATCATGCACGTGGGCGCCGCCATCCACTACCTTCACCGCTGCGGCTACCTGTACCGCGACCTGAAGCCCGGCAACGTGCACCTGCGCGAGGGCGTGCCGGTGCTGCTGGACTTCGACGTGGTGCGCGAGATCGAGCCCATCCGCCGCCCCGCCGACCGTTTGGGGACTGCGCCGTACATGGCGCCCGAGCAGGTGCTGAAGCAGCCGCTGACCGCCGCGACCGACGTGTACGGCCTGGGGGCGCTGCTGTACGAGTGCGTCACCGGCAAGTGGCCGACCGAGGAGCCCGAGGACGAGGACGACGAGGCGTTCTGGGACGAGCTGGACGAGGACGAGGAGACTGACGAGCGGCCGGTGGCGCGGGCCCGTCCCCCCACCGAGGGCCGCGACCTGACCACGAAGGAGCTGGAGCAGCGCTATCCGCAGATCACGCAGGCGCCCGTGCCGCCGCGCGCCCACAACTCCGGCGTGCCGCGCGACCTGGAAAAGCTGATCCTGCGCTGCCTGGCCGCCGACCCCGCCGACCGCTTTCAGACCGTCTCGGGAATGCTGGCCGCCCTCGCCCCCATGCTCAAGGGCCGCCACCGCATGTGGCCGGAGAACGCGCCCATCGAGCGCCGGGCGGATACGGCAACCCGGTAA
- a CDS encoding NAD(P)/FAD-dependent oxidoreductase, translated as MPYGGMYDVIVVGGGPAGLAAGLWLARYRRKVRVFDAEDPRNAETWAVHGYLGIKDPPPAELRKVARLQAIDAGAEYEPAVVTEITGTQDDFTVTVEDGRTFGARRILIATGLRDILPEIPNFHDFYGTSIWHCPDCDGPGIADKKVGVIGWGRSIAAYCMYMLTWTENLTILTHGHPPDMEEPAKTALERWNIPVREAVIERLEGEGGQIQRVVYHGGETEEFDALFFHIASGPGSSFPADLGCEADLDGILEVDKEHQTTVPGVYAAGDIIPGSRLALRAAAEGARAAVGIHKSLIPDDRRLK; from the coding sequence ATGCCGTACGGCGGGATGTACGACGTGATCGTGGTCGGCGGGGGGCCAGCGGGGCTGGCGGCGGGGCTGTGGCTGGCGCGCTATCGCCGCAAAGTGCGCGTCTTCGACGCCGAAGACCCGCGCAACGCCGAGACCTGGGCTGTCCACGGGTACCTGGGCATCAAGGACCCGCCCCCGGCCGAGTTGAGGAAGGTCGCGCGCCTGCAGGCCATCGACGCCGGCGCCGAGTACGAGCCCGCCGTGGTCACGGAGATCACGGGCACGCAGGACGACTTCACGGTCACGGTGGAGGACGGCCGCACCTTCGGCGCGCGGCGCATTTTGATCGCGACGGGGCTGCGCGACATCCTCCCCGAAATCCCGAACTTCCACGACTTCTACGGCACCAGCATCTGGCACTGCCCGGACTGCGACGGCCCGGGCATCGCCGACAAAAAGGTGGGGGTGATCGGCTGGGGCCGCTCCATCGCCGCGTATTGCATGTACATGCTGACGTGGACGGAGAACCTGACCATCCTCACGCACGGCCACCCGCCCGACATGGAGGAACCCGCGAAAACGGCGCTGGAGCGGTGGAACATCCCGGTGCGGGAGGCCGTGATCGAGCGGCTGGAGGGCGAGGGCGGGCAGATCCAGCGCGTCGTTTACCACGGTGGGGAGACGGAGGAATTCGACGCGCTGTTCTTTCACATTGCGTCAGGCCCCGGCTCCAGCTTTCCCGCGGACCTGGGGTGCGAGGCGGACCTGGACGGGATCCTGGAGGTAGACAAGGAGCACCAGACCACGGTGCCCGGTGTGTACGCGGCGGGCGACATCATCCCCGGCTCACGCCTGGCGCTGCGCGCCGCGGCCGAGGGCGCGCGGGCGGCAGTGGGCATCCACAAGTCGCTGATTCCGGACGACCGTAGACTGAAGTAA
- a CDS encoding M28 family peptidase — MLRCIRTVPLAAFALAASASALNAQASTGGSGPGAENPRIHEIVRQVSPARLEADVRRLAAFGTRHTTSDTVSATRGIGAARRWIFAEFQRISRECGGCLDVQYVSEVIPGGQNQRIPRDTRVVNVVAIQRGQTDPDRHVLILGHYDSRVTDVMNDTSDAPGANDDASGTAAVIEAARVLSKHRFDGTLVYAALAGEEQGLNGAQILTRHAQANNWRIAGVLNNDIIGNSRGINGAADNTVVRILSPGIPPEAPAAVLRQYLYSGGELDVPTRQLARYVDRIADRYVPNLDAQIIYRLDRFGRGGDHTPFFLAGFPAVRLTELYEDYTRQHQDLRVENGIEYGDVPDAMDFVYNAKVTALNTASMASLAWAPAAPDSVTIRGAVTPHTVLRWKAVDAPDLAGYRVYWRLPTDANWTHSRWVGNVAEATLENIVIDNWFFAVAAVDRDGNESLTVFPVPGR, encoded by the coding sequence GTGCTCCGTTGCATCCGAACCGTCCCCCTCGCGGCGTTCGCGCTGGCCGCGTCCGCATCTGCCCTGAACGCGCAGGCCTCGACCGGCGGGAGCGGCCCCGGCGCCGAGAACCCGCGCATCCACGAGATCGTCCGCCAGGTGTCGCCCGCGCGCCTGGAGGCCGACGTGCGGCGGCTGGCCGCATTCGGCACGCGGCACACGACGTCGGACACGGTTTCGGCCACGCGCGGCATTGGGGCGGCGCGCCGGTGGATCTTCGCCGAGTTCCAGCGCATCTCGCGCGAGTGCGGCGGGTGCCTGGACGTGCAGTACGTCAGCGAGGTGATTCCGGGCGGGCAGAACCAGCGCATTCCCCGCGACACGCGCGTGGTGAACGTCGTCGCCATCCAGCGCGGGCAGACGGACCCCGACCGCCACGTGCTGATCCTGGGGCACTACGACTCGCGGGTGACGGACGTGATGAACGACACCTCTGACGCGCCGGGCGCCAACGACGACGCGTCGGGAACGGCGGCGGTGATCGAGGCCGCGCGCGTGCTGAGCAAGCACCGCTTCGACGGCACCCTGGTGTACGCCGCGCTGGCGGGCGAGGAGCAGGGACTGAACGGAGCCCAGATCCTCACCCGCCACGCGCAGGCGAACAACTGGCGCATCGCCGGCGTGCTGAACAACGACATCATCGGCAACTCGCGGGGCATCAACGGCGCGGCCGACAACACCGTCGTGCGCATCCTGTCGCCCGGCATTCCGCCCGAGGCGCCGGCCGCCGTGCTGCGCCAGTACCTGTACAGCGGCGGCGAGCTCGATGTCCCCACCCGCCAGCTGGCGCGCTACGTGGACCGCATCGCCGACCGCTACGTGCCCAACCTCGACGCGCAGATCATCTACCGCCTGGACCGCTTCGGCCGTGGCGGCGACCACACGCCGTTCTTTTTGGCCGGCTTTCCTGCCGTGCGGCTGACGGAGCTGTACGAGGACTACACGCGCCAGCACCAGGACCTGCGTGTGGAGAACGGCATCGAGTACGGCGACGTTCCCGACGCGATGGACTTCGTCTACAACGCCAAGGTCACGGCGCTGAACACCGCCTCCATGGCGTCGCTGGCCTGGGCGCCCGCCGCGCCGGACTCGGTGACCATCCGCGGGGCCGTGACGCCGCACACGGTGCTGCGCTGGAAGGCGGTGGACGCGCCGGACCTGGCGGGCTACCGCGTGTACTGGCGCCTGCCGACGGACGCCAACTGGACGCACTCGCGCTGGGTGGGCAATGTGGCCGAGGCCACGCTGGAGAACATCGTCATCGACAACTGGTTCTTCGCGGTCGCCGCCGTGGACCGCGACGGCAACGAGAGCCTCACCGTCTTCCCGGTGCCAGGCAGGTAG